In Geotrypetes seraphini chromosome 4, aGeoSer1.1, whole genome shotgun sequence, a single window of DNA contains:
- the LOC117358832 gene encoding protein phosphatase 1 regulatory subunit 3E-like encodes MEKAAVHSAVPVPAPRLYLPRNFSCSAVLYGSTPEQPPASPQVCSALSEWTPRHEEEEEEPLSPAGSQPGTGTAEKVSRGRDPGPSPQSPGSRRRAKSLPTPAQRCCQAPLEIAQSPTRRKKVRFADSLGLELISVRHFCDAEQPFVPPRVVAGLRCRESAPAGSELSVMPGALQSILLEPLFATNPGAAPDFLDRVRQRRVCLEALRTDGFGLSGLVRVLNVSFEKAVAVRYSLDHWVTCSEAAAYYQPGSSSSGESCTDSFSFRLVAPVLLERGGMLEFAIRYRVAGAEYWDNNGGGNYKVQSHKLRVSPPGDLDSAWIHFI; translated from the coding sequence ATGGAGAAGGCCGCGGTGCACTCAGCCGTGCCTGTGCCGGCCCCACGCCTGTACCTGCCCCGCAACTTCAGCTGCAGCGCCGTGCTCTATGGCAGCACACCTGAGCAGCCTCCAGCCAGTCCGCAGGTATGTTCAGCGTTATCTGAGTGGACTCCCCGGCacgaagaagaggaggaagagccACTGTCTCCAGCTGGGAGCCAGCCTGGGACCGGCACCGCAGAGAAAGTGAGCCGGGGCCGGGACCCGGGCCCATCTCCGCAGAGCCCTGGCTCCCGCCGGCGAGCCAAGTCGCTGCCCACGCCAGCCCAACGCTGCTGTCAGGCGCCACTAGAAATTGCTCAGAGCCCAACACGCCGCAAGAAGGTACGCTTTGCCGACTCATTAGGTTTGGAGCTGATTTCCGTGCGCCACTTCTGTGACGCTGAGCAGCCTTTTGTGCCGCCGCGAGTCGTGGCTGGTTTACGGTGCCGCGAATCGGCGCCGGCCGGCAGTGAACTGAGTGTGATGCCCGGTGCCCTGCAATCCATTCTGCTTGAGCCGCTCTTTGCCACCAATCCTGGTGCGGCACCAGACTTCCTGGATCGGGTGAGGCAACGGCGGGTGTGCCTGGAGGCGCTGCGCACGGACGGATTTGGCTTGAGTGGCCTGGTGCGAGTGTTGAACGTATCTTTCGAGAAGGCGGTGGCCGTGCGCTACAGCCTGGACCATTGGGTCACGTGCTCTGAGGCGGCTGCCTACTACCAGCCTGGATCTTCCAGCAGTGGAGAGAGCTGCACCGACAGCTTCTCCTTCCGCCTTGTGGCCCCAGTACTACTGGAACGCGGGGGCATGCTAGAGTTTGCCATCCGCTACCGCGTGGCTGGTGCCGAGTACTGGGACAACAACGGTGGTGGTAACTACAAAGTGCAGAGCCACAAGCTACGAGTCTCACCCCCCGGAGACCTGGATAGCGCCTGGATCCACTTCATTTAG